A genomic region of Oryza glaberrima chromosome 1, OglaRS2, whole genome shotgun sequence contains the following coding sequences:
- the LOC127777905 gene encoding endoribonuclease YBEY, chloroplastic-like, whose product MDGPNETQDIIRSAEENQTDQHENPPPPPNPIPSHPLSSPAAAAGGGGSSSSASTTMARIVSRALPFASRSPQLGAALIRSAPMRCPPLPAAAPTASLLSWRGFTPSSEPSRSAPPPPPLPMPPFAGFLAGIRSFRRGRRGQSAARRAQPQDPIPSPPPAPKESEIELYARIGIDDDTPEDPEVLNIVEILKLNVPMAMKIALDGLLDSNYKTRDTSISDVGRYDKVEVSVLLCNDNFIQNLNKEWRGEDSCIEMLSMSQYIPDLDVPILMLGDIVISVETAARQAEERGHTLLDEVRILAVRGILRLLGFDHQTSDESAVEMEKEEQLILKSLRWKGKNLAKSVLDSGKRHTETLDGQVTSGLKRAGSLRFYRPKFKYIFCDMDGTLLNSKSQVTARNAEALREARSRGVNIVIATGKARPAVIDALNMVDLSGRTGIVSESSPGIFLQGLLVYGLQGREIYKRNLDQEVCREALLYSLEQKVPLVAFSQDRCFSMYDDPLVDSLHYVYHEPKAEIVSSIDQLLGTAEIQKVLFLETPEGISSALRPFWEKAIEGRARVVQAQPDMLELVPPATSKGNGVKILLDHLCISPDEVMAIGDGENDIEMLQLASLGVALANGSEKTKAVANIIGATNDEDGVAQAIYDYAF is encoded by the exons ATGGACGGCCCGAACGAGACCCAGGATATAATACGCAGCGCAGAAGAAAATCAAACGGACCAACACGAaaaccctcctcctccgcccaaCCCCATTCCTTCTCACCCACTctcttctcccgccgccgccgccggaggaggcggctcctcgtcgtcggcctcgaCGACCATGGCACGGATCGTGTCGCGCGCCCTCCCGTTCGCCTCGCGCTCGCCGCAGCTCGGCGCGGCGCTGATACGCTCGGCGCCGATGCGCTGCCCgcccctccccgccgcggcgcccaccGCCTCGCTGCTCTCCTGGCGCGGGTTCACGCCCTCCTCAGAGCCCTcgcgctcggcgccgccgccaccgccgctgccgatgCCGCCCTTCGCGGGGTTCCTCGCCGGCATCCGAAGCTTCCGCAGGGGTAGGCGCGgccagtcggcggcgaggcgtgcgCAGCCCCAGGACCCCATCCCTTCACCCCCTCCCGCGCCGAAGGAGAGCGAGATCGAGCTCTACGCGCGAATCGGCATCGACGATGACACGCCCGAAGACCCCGAAGTGCTG AACATTGtagaaattctaaaattaaatgtTCCGATGGCGATGAAAATTGCACTAGATGGGCTTCTGGATTCCAACTACAAAACACGAGACACTTCAATAAGTGATGTCGGGAGGTATGATAAGGTTGAAGTTTCTGTGTTGCTATGCAATGACAACTTCATCCAGAACCTTAACAAAGAATGGAGAGGTGAAGACAGCTGTATTGAAATGCTCTCAATGTCACAATACATTCCTGATCTTGATGTTCCTatt CTAATGTTAGGTGATATTGTAATCTCAGTTGAGACAGCTGCAAGGCAGGCTGAGGAGCGAGGTCATACACTTCTTGATGAAGTGCGGATACTAGCG GTTCGTGGAATTCTACGTCTTCTGGGTTTTGATCACCAAACAAGTGATGAGTCTGCAGTTGAAATGGAGAAGGAGGAGCAGCTCATTTTGAAGAGTCTAAGGTGGAAAGGGAAAAATCTTGCTAAGAGTGTTCTTGATTCGGGCAAGCGTCATACAGAAACATTGGATG GGCAAGTGACAAGTGGTCTAAAAAGAGCTGGAAGCCTAAGATTTTATAGACCAAAATTCAAATATATCTTCTGTGATATGGATG gtacACTGCTCAACAGTAAAAGTCAAGTTACAGCAAGGAATGCAGAAGCTCTGAGGGAAGCAAGGTCAAGGGGAGTAAACATAGTTATTGCCACAGGGAAG GCACGGCCGGCTGTCATTGATGCTCTCAATATGGTTGACTTGTCTGGAAGAACTGGAATTGTCTCAGAATCATCTCCTGGCATATTTCTTCAG GGCCTCTTGGTTTATGGTTTGCAAGGAAGAGAAATTTATAAAAGGAATTTAGATCAAGAAGTATGCAGAGAG GCATTGTTATATTCTTTGGAGCAGAAGGTACCATTAGTAGCATTTAGCCAGGACCGATGCTTCTCTATGTATGATGATCCTTTGGTTGATTCTCTCCATTATGTGTATCATGAACCTAAG GCTGAAATAGTCTCGTCTATTGATCAGCTTTTAGGAACAGCTGAGATACAG AAAGTGCTCTTCCTTGAAACTCCTGAGGGAATTTCTTCTGCATTGAGGCCATTCTGGGAAAAGGCAATAGAAGGAAGGGCCCGTGTGGTTCAAGCACAGCCTGATATGCTTGAACTTGTACCTCCTGCAACTTCAAAAGGCAATGGGGTGAAGATTCTTTTGGACCACCTTTGCATTAGTCCGGATGAG gtAATGGCTATCGGGGATGGAGAAAATGACATAGAAATGCTACAGCTAGCATCATTGGGTGTTGCGCTTGCAAATGGGTCTGAGAAAACCAAAGCAGTGGCAAATATAATTGGTGCCACTAATGATGAAGATGGAGTCGCACAGGCTATTTACGACTATGCTTTCTAA
- the LOC127777915 gene encoding protein OXIDATIVE STRESS 3-like → MGKFGGAAVLPVYREEEDEDLFETSSSISGDSDDEAQFSDSEEAEAQEDQFAQQPARRMNSDSLYDLSSMKAQLPVKKGLSKYYDGKSQSFACMSEVRCLEDLRKKENPYKKIKSSKSYVALDGNQEACHIPGANSTSIAKKSGSSCANLMARNNTKSMLYRPPPIPVNKSGYHQ, encoded by the exons ATGGGCAAATTCGGTGGAGCTGCGGTCCTTCCAGTATACcgtgaagaagaagatgaagactTGTTCGAGACATCATCGTCCATCTCAGGCGACTCCGATGACGAGGCTCAATTTTCAGACAGCGAGGAAGCTGAAGCTCAAGAAGACCAGTTTGCGCAGCAGCCAGCGAGAAGGATGAATTCAGATAGCCTCTACGATCTGTCATCTATGAAGGCACAACTCCCTGTCAA GAAAGGATTATCCAAATACTACGACGGAAAGTCTCAATCTTTTGCATGTATGTCTGAGGTGAGATGCCTAGAGGATCTACGCAAGAAGGAGAATCCATACAAGAAGATCAAATCATCCAAGAGCTATGTAGCACTGGATGGGAACCAGGAAGCTTGTCATATACCTGGCGCAAACAGCACATCAATAGCCAAGAAGTCTGGAAGTTCTTGCGCAAATCTGATGGCCAGGAATAACACCAAAAGCATGCTCTATAGGCCTCCCCCAATTCCTGTAAACAAAAGCGGATATCATCAGTAG